One genomic region from Cygnus atratus isolate AKBS03 ecotype Queensland, Australia chromosome 18, CAtr_DNAZoo_HiC_assembly, whole genome shotgun sequence encodes:
- the TTYH2 gene encoding protein tweety homolog 2 isoform X2: MPPARADYLAPWWAAWLHGVPHRDLRLQPVPAAFRPRDPEYQQSLLFLGLVAAVCLGLNLLFLTAYLICLCCCKRDEEPETKRPHSCCVTWMAVTAGLICCTAVGIGFYGNSETNDGVYQLLYALDNANHTLTGIDSLVAGTTLQLQVGLEQHLGRLSEALAPRADYLQTLKFLQQLAGSVVLQLSGLPVWRGVSADLTALAARAAYVEYYRWLAYLLFFILVLTICLLACLGLAKRSRCLLTMMLCCGLLTLVLSWASMALDTAAAVGTSDFCVAPDKFIMNQTESEISAEVVHYYLYCEQSLSNPFQQALTVFQRSLTTMQIQTQGLIQFALPLFPTAEKDLLGVQQLLNASETSLHQLTAMLDCRGLHKDYLDALIGICYDGVEGLLYLVLFSLLVAASFSTIICATPRAWKHLAGRDRDYDDMDEEDPFNPQARRIAAHNPARGQLRSFCSYSSSLGSQSSLHPPAQTISNAPVSEYMNQAVLFGGNPRYENVPLIGRGSPPPHGTYSPSMRATYLSVTDEHVRPFNTEFPA; this comes from the exons atgccgcccgcccgcgccgACTACCTGGCGCCCTGGTGGGCGGCCTGGCTGCACGGGGTGCCGCACCGCGACCTGCGCCTGCAGCCCGTGCCCGCCGCCTTCCGCCCGCGGGACCCCGAATACCAGCAG tcGCTGCTTTTCCTGGGCTTGGTGGCCGCCGTCTGCCTCGGCCTcaacctcctcttcctcaccgCCTACCTgatctgcctgtgctgctgcaagaGGGACGAGGAGCCCGAGACCAAGCGGCCCCACTCCTGCTGTGTCACCTGGATGGCCGTCACCGCCGGGCTCATCTGCTG CACGGCCGTCGGCATCGGCTTCTATGGGAACAGCGAGACCAACGACGGGGTCTACCAGCTGCTCTACGCCCTGGACAACGCCAACCACACCCTGACCGGCATCGACTCGCTG GTGGCGGGCACCAcgctgcagctgcaggtggggctggagcagcaccTGGGGCGGCTGAGCGAGGCGCTGGCCCCGCGGGCCGACTACCTGCAGACCCTCAagttcctgcagcagctggccgGCAGCGTCGTGCTGCAGCTCTCGGGGCTGCCCGTGTGGCGCGGGGTCAGCGCCGACCTGACCGCGCTGGCCGCCCGCGCCGCCTACGTGGAGTACTACCG GTGGCTGGCCTAcctcctcttcttcatcctCGTCCTCACCATCTGCCTGCTggcctgcctggggctggccaAGCGCTCCCGCTGCCTCCTCACCAT GATGCTGTGCTGCGGGCTCCTGACCCTCGTCCTCAGCTGGGCTTCCATGGCCCTGGAcacggcggcggcggtg GGCACCAGCGACTTCTGCGTGGCCCCGGACAAGTTCATCATGAACCAGACGGAGAGCGAGATCAGCGCGG AGGTGGTTCACTACTACCTGTATTGCGAGCAGAGCCTGAGCAACCCCTTCCAGCAG GCTCTCACCGTCTTCCAGCGCTCGCTCACCACCATGCAGATCCAGACCCAGGGCCTGATACAGTTCGCGCTGCCCCTCTTCCCAACGGCTGAG AAAGACCTCCTGGGggtccagcagctcctcaaCGCCTCGGAGACCAGCCTGCACCAGCTCACGGCCATGCTGGACTGCCGGGGTCTGCACAAG GACTACCTGGACGCCCTGATCGGCATCTGCTACGACGGGGTGGAAGGGCTGCTCTACCTGgtcctcttctccctgctggtGGCCGCCTCCTTCTCCACCATCATCTGCGCCACGCCGCGCGCCTGGAAGCACTTAGCGGGCAG GGACCGGGACTACGACGACATGGACGAGGAAGACCCCTTCAACCCGCAGGCGCGCCGCATCGCCGCCCACAACCCGGCGCGGGGGCAGCTCCGCAGCTTCTGCAgctacagcagcagcctgggcagccagagcagcctgcaCCCCCCCGCGCAGACCATCTCCAACGCCCCCGTCTCCGAGTACAT GAACCAAGCCGTGCTCTTCGGTGGGAACCCGCGCTACGAGAACGTGCCCCTGATCGGCAGgggctctccccccccccacggtACG TACTCCCCGAGCATGCGAGCCACCTACCTATCCGTCACCGATGAGCACGTCAGGCCCTTCAACACTGAGTTCCCAGCCTAG
- the RPL38 gene encoding 60S ribosomal protein L38, which yields MPRKIEEIKDFLLTARRKDAKSVKIKKNKDNVKFKVRCSRYLYTLVITDKEKAEKLKQSLPPGLAVKELK from the exons ATG CCTCGCAAGATTGAGGAGATCAAGGACTTCCTGCTGACAGCCAGGAGGAAGGACGCCAAGT CCGTCAAGATCAAGAAGAACAAGGACAATGTGAAGTTCAAGGTGCGCTGCAGCCGGTACCTGTACACGCTGGTCATCACGGACAAGGAGAAGGCCGAGAAGCTGAAGCAGTCCCTGCCCCCAG GTTTGGCCGTGAAGGAGCTGAAATGA
- the TTYH2 gene encoding protein tweety homolog 2 isoform X1: MPPARADYLAPWWAAWLHGVPHRDLRLQPVPAAFRPRDPEYQQSLLFLGLVAAVCLGLNLLFLTAYLICLCCCKRDEEPETKRPHSCCVTWMAVTAGLICCTAVGIGFYGNSETNDGVYQLLYALDNANHTLTGIDSLVAGTTLQLQVGLEQHLGRLSEALAPRADYLQTLKFLQQLAGSVVLQLSGLPVWRGVSADLTALAARAAYVEYYRWLAYLLFFILVLTICLLACLGLAKRSRCLLTMMLCCGLLTLVLSWASMALDTAAAVGTSDFCVAPDKFIMNQTESEISAEVVHYYLYCEQSLSNPFQQALTVFQRSLTTMQIQTQGLIQFALPLFPTAEKDLLGVQQLLNASETSLHQLTAMLDCRGLHKDYLDALIGICYDGVEGLLYLVLFSLLVAASFSTIICATPRAWKHLAGRDRDYDDMDEEDPFNPQARRIAAHNPARGQLRSFCSYSSSLGSQSSLHPPAQTISNAPVSEYMNQAVLFGGNPRYENVPLIGRGSPPPHVLPEHASHLPIRHR, from the exons atgccgcccgcccgcgccgACTACCTGGCGCCCTGGTGGGCGGCCTGGCTGCACGGGGTGCCGCACCGCGACCTGCGCCTGCAGCCCGTGCCCGCCGCCTTCCGCCCGCGGGACCCCGAATACCAGCAG tcGCTGCTTTTCCTGGGCTTGGTGGCCGCCGTCTGCCTCGGCCTcaacctcctcttcctcaccgCCTACCTgatctgcctgtgctgctgcaagaGGGACGAGGAGCCCGAGACCAAGCGGCCCCACTCCTGCTGTGTCACCTGGATGGCCGTCACCGCCGGGCTCATCTGCTG CACGGCCGTCGGCATCGGCTTCTATGGGAACAGCGAGACCAACGACGGGGTCTACCAGCTGCTCTACGCCCTGGACAACGCCAACCACACCCTGACCGGCATCGACTCGCTG GTGGCGGGCACCAcgctgcagctgcaggtggggctggagcagcaccTGGGGCGGCTGAGCGAGGCGCTGGCCCCGCGGGCCGACTACCTGCAGACCCTCAagttcctgcagcagctggccgGCAGCGTCGTGCTGCAGCTCTCGGGGCTGCCCGTGTGGCGCGGGGTCAGCGCCGACCTGACCGCGCTGGCCGCCCGCGCCGCCTACGTGGAGTACTACCG GTGGCTGGCCTAcctcctcttcttcatcctCGTCCTCACCATCTGCCTGCTggcctgcctggggctggccaAGCGCTCCCGCTGCCTCCTCACCAT GATGCTGTGCTGCGGGCTCCTGACCCTCGTCCTCAGCTGGGCTTCCATGGCCCTGGAcacggcggcggcggtg GGCACCAGCGACTTCTGCGTGGCCCCGGACAAGTTCATCATGAACCAGACGGAGAGCGAGATCAGCGCGG AGGTGGTTCACTACTACCTGTATTGCGAGCAGAGCCTGAGCAACCCCTTCCAGCAG GCTCTCACCGTCTTCCAGCGCTCGCTCACCACCATGCAGATCCAGACCCAGGGCCTGATACAGTTCGCGCTGCCCCTCTTCCCAACGGCTGAG AAAGACCTCCTGGGggtccagcagctcctcaaCGCCTCGGAGACCAGCCTGCACCAGCTCACGGCCATGCTGGACTGCCGGGGTCTGCACAAG GACTACCTGGACGCCCTGATCGGCATCTGCTACGACGGGGTGGAAGGGCTGCTCTACCTGgtcctcttctccctgctggtGGCCGCCTCCTTCTCCACCATCATCTGCGCCACGCCGCGCGCCTGGAAGCACTTAGCGGGCAG GGACCGGGACTACGACGACATGGACGAGGAAGACCCCTTCAACCCGCAGGCGCGCCGCATCGCCGCCCACAACCCGGCGCGGGGGCAGCTCCGCAGCTTCTGCAgctacagcagcagcctgggcagccagagcagcctgcaCCCCCCCGCGCAGACCATCTCCAACGCCCCCGTCTCCGAGTACAT GAACCAAGCCGTGCTCTTCGGTGGGAACCCGCGCTACGAGAACGTGCCCCTGATCGGCAGgggctctccccccccccacg TACTCCCCGAGCATGCGAGCCACCTACCTATCCGTCACCGATGA